The genomic DNA tctctcctgcgctgatacattgtaacaaactctcacttatcattatataaccattaaagctgttttctggtttggaaaacccattttcaaatgccctattagggaattttggggTAATAGTGTTGGTTCCCCCGTTCAGGACCCTGATTAATTATCCAGAATGGAGAGGGGCTACAAACATCATCTCCTGCTCAGGAggaccatcacatccatgtattacatgcccagcccggtgattatagaactgtgtaatactttacttcccctttagagatgctgtagggaaattaaactcttgcagcaagttccccacagattactggacccctctagcaaaacggtattgtaaaaacctgacaacccctgtaaggctctgttcacaccacatttgggctttaaatctgacatatacctttaaagtgtagctaaacgtttgacaaacttctgacatgtcatagtgacatagtgacacgtcagaagattggattggtgggggtccgagcactgagacccccacccatcactagaatgaagcagctgaagcccccgtgtgagcgctcagttgcttcgtgtttgttcggctttttccagaaataaatgtatcggtgaacggactcaatagaaagtctatgagccgatacatttttccggaaaaagccgaacagacaggaagcggctgagcactcacacgagaccttcagctgcttcgttctagtgattgttgggggtctcagagctcggacaacatttactacacagaagtccaatgggaataaagacaaacacaaagatgtagggggtaaaaggaaagttttatttacagataagggaaggttatattttattattaggagattattctagaagtattaagactactattattatatactgtgtatatgtatgtgtcatctatttatctattatactaaacctatctaaaggccgtgttgatccagaggaaggcgaaaaccccctgtgaggaatgagccaattgtcctcatattagggggggaaattccttcctgaccccaaatatggcgatcggcataaatcccaggatcaaaggctgaagtgtaacatgtgtaatatggggaaagactagggggaaattattcattttttttattattatttttaatgaactactatatttatttatgtgtaaactataaattgtattaaattaagattattttttaattattttctatatttatattttgttacttatgtgtgttactacttattactctatcatcctaaacctatttaaggccgtgttgatccagaggaaggcgaaaaccccctttgaggaatgagccaattgtcctcatattaagaggggaaaattccttcctgaccccaaatatggcgatcagaataatcccaggatcaaaggctaaagtctaatctaaatgtactatgtgtctatatgcgggtgtctatacttatcatgtagtgtggtgtctatacttattatatagtggggtgatgtgggtgatgtgagtgatgtgggtgatgtgggtgatgtgggtgatgtgggtgatgtgattgatgtgggtgatgtgggtgcattacttacctggcctgtgctgaggtgagatcaggtataatggccgctccggccccaggactacaacatgcggctattattcctgatctccccagatggaaactaagcacaggccgctcctggggggtgtagaggatcttcaggctggagtgatgtcagatgcctgcccgggattggaggatggcaagtcaaggctctggtgcaggagcaagatggcagaggtgtggcatgaagatggtaaggagagagatgatggtctgggcagccgaggtgacatacagcagcagagacttgaggcgcgggtcaggaggcatgaagttctgggcccttgtcctgagatcttatcgggtccagcttggtgacatgaagctgaacccggccaaggggtgaagggctttgttattctctggccacttcagatgttggttctccagaacgggcacaaatggtgtaaatggtggctgtgccctcctctcctgcagttcctcccagccgatggtggagaagaatggatgctctctgatgttcccgcacacaccgaggcgcctcttagaatttttacggaccagtctcttggtcagatgtttcacgtcaggattaagccaagttggaaatttaggcttcgcggtggtgatggctttgatagccatttgcctgacggggccgttgtaaaatggggagcggcctgctgccatcctggacaccacaatccccaggctccaccagtcaactgcggtgccgtatttttttctaagaagcacctcaggggccatgtaatgcaacgttcccgtcactccacggatcttattggaggcggtgacgccatcttgggccaatcccaggtcgatgatacggacgtggccatctgcatccagcattatattctccggctttagatctctgcaaagaaataagacgagagaatgacaaatccgcccagtgatccaggagacgggggatgggtcattgcaccaccaagcagaatagccattcaggaatgtaggaaagctgggtgcactgtttccagcatgtaaaggagaatgaaagaagggggaagttctgcttaccggtggacgatgttgtgtccatggaggaactggaggccacatatcatctctgctgtgtagaatctgatggggagaacagagcggagtctcaatgtcatgaaatcttcctctatcaattccctaatatcatgttatgatggagtgtgtgcggtctctagcagagaggaggcgctgattatggcagcctgtattctgcattctctgcattatccttcatctgacctcccccctcaccttttcttctttccacccccctcagtctcctgattatttactcgccttacgttgccgatgttcaagcagtcgcacatcctgatcaaagcctccaggctgccaccggacagatactccgtgataaaaaatgcccgctcctcagattgatgtgcggcatagaggtggcataggaacgggcagtgtctggccgctaggagtatccgccgctctctcataatttcgtccgtattgtcccgtttggtgatcatttttacggccatgtaggtgtttcggccggggactgatgccaggaccacctgaggaaaacaaatggagattcctcatgagaagaagaaggaacaggggtggacagagaggtgggtcagtcgggtagtgcccaggactctacagcagaacaaagctgagctcccagcataatgcagtgtctgctgttgggtcctgtatggagaggtcttcacgccttacccacatttgacataattatcttagttggtgggggtagtatggagcaggatcatacgctataatagcgaccgtggcatctaaacagttaaatagaggtaagctcccgctgtcaccccataacccctacccgcaacgcgatcacagtgtgtagatagttgtcatggcagccagggggcctaatgaagaccccaaggtctgccaacttggtcctcctactaagcttaataggaggaggctaaaagaacaattcaagcgatacataaatattgcagtcaaaataaataaataaacttttttctatttcgttttgtttagctcctcgaaaaatggaataaaaagttaaaaagtgattaaaagttttatgtaacccaaaatagtaccaataaacagtacagctcgccccacaaaaaacaagtccttacaccgccccatcaacagaaaaataaaaacaattctgggtttcagaatatggagacacaacaaataattttttttataaattgtttttattggataaaaagtataaaaaataaaacaatataattttggtatcccgttattgtactgacccgcagaataaaggtaacgtgtcattTTTACCTCTTAGTTAACACCATAAAAGCCAAATTATTaaaccaatggaggaattgctgttttgttttttttttctatttcacctaaaaaaaaaacagccttttacAATGTTCCCAGTAAATGATATGGTACATTGAGtggagccattaaaaactacaactcgtgccCCAAAAAGTCAAAATCTCtcatatgtcgacagaaaaatactaaaatgaaaaactaaagtaGTGGTTATGGGGGCAGGAATACTTCTGGATGTCCTATTAGGCATCCCATAGGAGAACACTACACCCATCATCCATCCAGCATAACAtggtgacaacagagaacaattgatGGAGATAAAAGGTCAACTTTAGGTTTACCACCctataaaatgaaatatttagatattatactcactttgccaaagctgcccctacccaggacctggtggatggtgaagcggctgatggtaagcctggcataggggctggatgttccagggtcttggctgctcccaggtcttggctcctcatcctccaatcctctgtccttggctcctctcctcttcttcttgaatccggtgacgctgtcctcctccctcttcctcttctcctcttctctcttctcgccgtcttctccatgtccattggacgccattttcaccaatatcttcctacctgtagacttcagtccgatcgctgccgtcgacagttgaaagtaaacgacagttggtcgtgtgcaggtcacatgatgtcagaggtcatggaatcctcaggtggcacctgcctggcagtaacctgctctgccatgtctgatgtgggcatcatgagtgccagtctagtgtccagagctgtgtttcccaaccagggtttcttatggcctggtcaggggtctgcagaacacagtagcaatacatgccactcctacagtagagataaacaacggttatttgctcaggttattggcaaaacccttttcatccacaatatagaatctgggtttatatttaggggtctgtatttatttaggggtctagtctggggtctgtatttatttagggggtctggtgtctgcatttttttaggggtctggtctagggtctgtatttatttaggggtctggtctggggtttacatttatttaggggtccagtctgtggtctgcatttatttagcggtctggtctggggtctgtatttatttaggggtctagtctggggtctgcatttatttaggggtcttgtctggggtctgcatatatttaggggtctagtcttgggtctgtatttaggtgtctggtctggggtctgtatttatttaggggtccggtctggggtctgtatttatttaggggtctggtctggggtctgtattcatttaggggtctagtctagggtctgtatttatttagttgtccagtctggggtctgtatttatttaggggactggtctgtggtcttcattgatttaggggtctggtctggggtctgtatttatttaggggtccggtctggggtctatttatttagggttctagtctggggtctgcatttatttagggttctagtctggggtctgcatttatttaggggtctggtctggggtctatttatttaggggtccagtctggggtctgtatttatttagggatctggtctggggtctgtatttatttaggggtctggtctggggtctgtatttattaagggaagtggtctggggtctgtatttatttaggggactggtctggggtctgtatttatttaggggtctggtctggggtctgtaattatttaggggtctggtctagggtctgctttaatttaggggtctggtctgggtctgtatttatttaggggtctggtctaaggtctgcatttatttaggggtctggtttggggtctgtatttatttaggggtctggtctggggtctgtatttatttaggggtcgggtctggggtctgtaattatttaggggtctggtctggggtctgcattaatttgggggtctggtctgcggtctgtatttattaaggggcctagtcttgggtctgtatttatttaggggtctggtctggggtctgtatttatttaggggtctggtctggggtctgaatttatttaggggtccggtctggggtcattaaatatttaggggtctggtctgtggtctgcattgatttagggttctggtctggggtctgtatttatttaggggtctggtctggattcTGTATTCATatagtgctctagtcttgggtctgtatttatttaggggtctggtctagggtctgcatttatttaggggtctagtctggggcctgtatttatttagggatctagtctggggtctgcattcatttaggggtctactctggggtctgtatttatttaggggtctggcctggggtctgtatttatttacgggtctagtcttgggtctatatttatttaggggtctggtctaaggtctgcatttgtttaggggtgtgttctggggtctgtatttatttagaggtctagtcttgggtctgcattgatttaggggtctggtttggggtctatttatttaggggtctggtctggggtctgcatttatttaggggtctagtctggggtctatttatttaggggtctggtctggggtctgtattcatttaggggtctagtctggggtctgcattcatttaggggtctagtctggggtctgtattcatttaggggtccggtctggggtctgcattaatttgggggtctagtctggggtctgtatttatttagtgttctggtctggggtctgaatttatttaggggtctggtctggggtcattaaatatttaggggtctggtctgttgtCTGCCTtgatttagtggtccggtctggggtctgtatttatttaggggtctggtctggggtctgtatttatttaggggtccagtctgggatctgcatttatttaggggtctggtctggggtctatatttatttaggagtctggtctggggtctgtattcatttagtgctctagtcttgggtctgtatttatttaggggtctggtctagggtctgcattcatttaggggtctactctggggtctgtatttaggggtctggtctaaggtctgcatttatttaggggtgtggtctggggtctgtatttatttagaggtctagtctggggtctgcatttatttagtggtccagtctgtggtctgtatttatttagtggtctggtctggggtatgtatttatttaggggtctagtctgggttctgaatttatttaggggtctggtccggggtctatttatttaggcgtctggtctggggtctgtattcatttaggggtctagtctgcggtctgcattcattttggggtctagtctggggtctgtatttatttaggggtctggtctggggtctgtattcatttagggggtctagtcttgggtctgtatttatttaggggtctggtctagggtctgcatttatttaggggtcttgtctggggtgtgtatttattttggggtccagtctggggtctgtatttatttaggggtctggtctggggtctgtattcatttaggggtctagttttgggtctgtatttatttaggggtctggtctggggtctgcatttatttaggagtctggtctggggtctgtcttgatttaggggtctggtctgtggtctgcattgatttaggggtctgctgtggggtctgtatttatttaggggtgtggtctggggtctgtatttatttagaggtctagtctggggtctgcatttatttaggggtctagtctggggactgtatttatttaggggtccggtctgtggtctgtatttatttaggggtctggtctggggtatgtatttatttaggggtctggtttggggtctttattcatttaggggtctagtctttggtctgtatttatttaggggtccgttctgggggtctgcatttatttaggtgtctagtctgggttctgaatttatttaggggtctggtccggggtctattcatttaggggtctagtctggggtctgcattcattttggggtctagtctggggtctgtatttatttaggggtctggtctggggtctgtattcatttagggggtctagtcttgggtctgtatttatttaggggtctagtctagggtctgcatttatttaggggtcttgtctggggtctgtatttattttggggtccagtctggggtctgtatttatttaggggtctggtctgggttctgcatttatttaggagtctggtctggggtctgtatttatttaggggtctggtctgtggtctgcattgatttaggggtctgctctggggtctatttatttaggggtctgatttggggtctgtattcatttaggggtctagtcttgggtctgtatttatttaggggtctggtctaaggtctgcatttatttaggggtctagtctggggtctgtatttatttaggggtccggtctgtggtctgtgtttatttaggtgtccggtctggggtctgtatttatttaggggtctggtttggagtctgtatttatttaggggtctagtcttgggtctgtatttatttaggggtctggtctaagttctgcatttatttaggggtgtggtttggggtctgtatttatttagaggtctagtctggggtctgcatttatttaggggtctagtctggggtctgtatttatttaggggtccggtcggaggtctgtaattatttaggggtctagtctggggtctgcattaatttaggggactgttttggggtctgtattaatttaggggtctagtctggggtctgtatttatttaggggttcagtctggggtttgtatttatttagaggtccggtcaggggtctgaatttatttaggggtctggtctggggtctgtatttatttaggggtctggtctggggtctgcattaatttgggggtctagtctgggttctgcatttatttaggggtctggtctgggggtctgcatttatttaggggtctggtctggggtcattaaatatttaggggtctggtctgtggactgcattgatttaggggtcgggtctggggtctgcattaatttgggggtctagtctgggttctgcatttatttaggggtctggtctgagttctgaatttatttaggggtctggtctggggtcattaaatatttaggggtctggtctgtggactgcattgatttaggggtcgggtctggggtctgtatttatttaggggtctggtctgggttctgtattcatttcgtgctctagtcttgggtctgtatttatttaggggtctggtctggtgtctgtatttatttaggggtctggtctggtgtctgtatttatttaggtttctggtctggggtctgtatttatttaggggtccggtctggggtctgcatttatttaggagtctggtctggggtctgtatttatttaggggtctagtctgggttctgaatttatttaggggtctggtctggggtctgtacttatttagggatctagtctggggtctgcattcatttaaggTTCCGGTATggtgtctgcattaatttgggggtctagtctggggtctgtatttattaagtggtctagtctggggcctgtatatatttaggggtccggtctgggggtctgcatttatttaggggtctagtctgggttctgaatttatttaggggttggtctggggtctatttatttaagggtctggtctggggtctgcatttatttaggggtctagtctggggtctgtattctagtcttgggtctgtatttatttagggatctggtctgtagtctgcattaatttaggggtctggtttgggggtctgtattcatttaggggttcagtctggggtctgtatttatttaggggtccggtctggggtctgaatttatttaggggtctggtctggggtctgtatttatttaggggtgtggtctgggggctgtatttatt from Rhinoderma darwinii isolate aRhiDar2 chromosome 12 unlocalized genomic scaffold, aRhiDar2.hap1 SUPER_12_unloc_6, whole genome shotgun sequence includes the following:
- the LOC142698193 gene encoding protein kinase C delta type-like isoform X1, which produces MASNGHGEDGEKREEEKRKREEDSVTGFKKKRRGAKDRGLEDEEPRPGSSQDPGTSSPYARLTISRFTIHQVLGRGSFGKVVLASVPGRNTYMAVKMITKRDNTDEIMRERRILLAARHCPFLCHLYAAHQSEERAFFITEYLSGGSLEALIRMCDCLNIGNVRFYTAEMICGLQFLHGHNIVHRDLKPENIMLDADGHVRIIDLGLAQDGVTASNKIRGVTGTLHYMAPEVLLRKKYGTAVDWWSLGIVVSRMAAGRSPFYNGPVRQMAIKAITTAKPKFPTWLNPDVKHLTKRLVRKNSKRRLGVCGNIREHPFFSTIGWEELQERRAQPPFTPFVPVLENQHLKWPENNKALHPLAGFSFMSPSWTR
- the LOC142698193 gene encoding protein kinase C delta type-like isoform X2, giving the protein MKDTLHPFTQLWLMEMVSSWKIRVRNHTLYSNSEQGEMVVLASVPGRNTYMAVKMITKRDNTDEIMRERRILLAARHCPFLCHLYAAHQSEERAFFITEYLSGGSLEALIRMCDCLNIGNVRFYTAEMICGLQFLHGHNIVHRDLKPENIMLDADGHVRIIDLGLAQDGVTASNKIRGVTGTLHYMAPEVLLRKKYGTAVDWWSLGIVVSRMAAGRSPFYNGPVRQMAIKAITTAKPKFPTWLNPDVKHLTKRLVRKNSKRRLGVCGNIREHPFFSTIGWEELQERRAQPPFTPFVPVLENQHLKWPENNKALHPLAGFSFMSPSWTR